In the genome of Dioscorea cayenensis subsp. rotundata cultivar TDr96_F1 chromosome 1, TDr96_F1_v2_PseudoChromosome.rev07_lg8_w22 25.fasta, whole genome shotgun sequence, one region contains:
- the LOC120258811 gene encoding patellin-4-like, whose product MDKALASGAGDCGFESHRDHKGERVYNKNNEAQLIKPSEKKALEELRKKLEKKIKTKTLRSLKPREKEEDEEEEVSLWGVPLLPSKQDEGTNPVLIKFLRAREFKANEAMEMLERTLLWRKEHKIEKIMEEDELENEKVMFIDGIDKEGHPVCYNNIGLWKWRRRREDVNEEKSEINGGRDKEMRTRSMKAVSVLQDNYPELVHKNIFVNVSFGYYVYNALVAPFISQRSKSKFIFARPQKVTETLLKFISPERLPIQYGGLKRDNDNEFKAEDEVSEMYIRGGEKETIEILIHEAGVTVVWDITVVGWEVTYKEEFIPDDEGSYRVLIRKEMRMGQSMRNSFHISEPGKEIEQLSL is encoded by the exons ATGGATAAGGCGCTCGCCTCCGGAGCGGGAGATTGTGGGTTCGAGTCCCATCGTGATC acAAAGGTGAAAGAGTTTATAATAAGAATAATGAAGCACAACTTATAAAGCCATCAGAGAAGAAAGCATTGGAAGAGCTACGCAAGAAACTagagaagaaaatcaaaaccaaaacattAAGAAGCTTAAAgccaagagaaaaagaagaagatgaagaagaagaagtatcaTTATGGGGAGTACCATTGTTACCAAGCAAGCAAGATGAAGGAACAAACCCAGTGTTGATAAAGTTCTTAAGAGCAAGAGAGTTCAAAGCAAATGAAGCAATGGAAATGCTAGAAAGGACATTGTTATGGAGAAAAGAGCATAAGATAGAAAAAATAATGGAAGAGGATGAGTTGGAGAATGAGAAGGTGATGTTCATTGATGGAATAGATAAAGAAGGACATCCAGTTTGTTATAATAACATTGGTTTATGGaaatggagaaggagaagagaggatGTTAATGAGGAGAAGAGTGAGATCAATGGAGGAAGGGATAAG GAGATGAGAACAAGGTCTATGAAGGCTGTCTCTGTTCTTCAAGATAACTACCCTGAGTTAGTGCACAagaat ATATTTGTTAATGTATCATTTGGATACTATGTATATAATGCGCTGGTGGCACCATTCATTAGCCAGAGATCAAAGAGTAAATTCATTTTTGCTAGGCCTCAGAAAGTCACTGAAACTCTCCTCAA GTTTATTAGTCCGGAGAGATTACCAATCCAATATGGTGGCTTGAAAAGAGACAATGACAATGAATTCAAAGCAGAGGATGAAGTTTCAGAGATGTACATTAGAGGTGGTGAAaaggaaacaatagaaattTTGATTCATGAG GCAGGGGTGACAGTTGTGTGGGACATAACAGTGGTAGGATGGGAAGTGACCTACAAAGAGGAGTTCATTCCAGATGATGAAGGTTCATACAGAGTTTTGATAAGAAAAGAGATGCGAATGGGACAGAGTATGAGGAATTCATTCCACATCAGTGAACCTGGCAAG GAAATAGAACAACTGAGTCTGTAA
- the LOC120260278 gene encoding malate dehydrogenase, cytoplasmic-like, producing the protein MAKDPIRVLVTGAAGQIGYALVPMIARGVMLGADQPVILHMLDIPPASESLNGVKMELVDAAFPLLKGVVATTDVVEACTGVNIAVMVGGFPRKEGMERKDVMSKNVSIYKAQASALEKHAAANCKVLVVANPANTNALILKEFAPSIPEKNISCLTRLDHNRALGQISERLNVQVCDVKNVIIWGNHSSTQYPDVNHATVKTPGGDMPVRQLVADDDWLNEEFITTVQQRGAAIIKARKLSSALSAASAACDHIRDWVLGTPEGTFVSMGVYSDGSYNVPAGLIYSFPVTCCDGSGL; encoded by the exons ATGGCCAAGGATCCCATTCGAGTTCTTGTCACCGGTGCCGCTG GACAAATTGGATATGCACTTGTGCCGATGATTGCTCGAGGAGTAATGCTTGGTGCTGACCAGCCTGTAATCCTCCACATGCTTGACATCCCCCCTGCTTCAGAGTCTCTCAATGGAGTTAAGATGGAGTTGGTTGATGCTGCATTCCCTCTTCTCAAAG GAGTTGTTGCCACTACTGATGTCGTCGAGGCTTGCACTGGAGTCAATATAGCTGTTATGGTTGGTGGGTTTCCAAGGAAGGAGGGGATGGAGAGGAAAGATGTGATGTCGAAGAATGTCTCCATTTACAAAGCTCAAGCCTCTGCCCTTGAGAAGCATGCTGCTGCAAACTGCAAG GTACTTGTTGTGGCTAATCCAGCAAATACTAATGCGCTGATCTTGAAGGAGTTTGCACCATCTATCCCTGAGAAAAACATATCTTGCTTAACAAGACTAGATCACAACAGGGCTCTGGGTCAAATATCTGAGCGTTTGAATGTTCAAGTTTGTGATGTTAAGAATGTGATCATATGGGGAAATCATTCTTCCACTCAGTACCCTGATGTTAACCATGCAACTGTGAAAACACCTGGTGGAGACATGCCTGTTCGTCAACTTGTTGCTGATGATGATTG GCTGAATGAAGAATTCATTACTACTGTCCAACAACGTGGTGCAGCAATTATTAAAGCCCGAAAGCTGTCCAGCGCATTATCTGCTGCAAGTGCTGCTTGCGATCACATACGTGATTGGGTTCTCGGTACTCCTGAG GGTACTTTTGTCTCCATGGGTGTGTACTCCGATGGATCATATAATGTGCCTGCTGGGCTTATCTATTCTTTTCCAGTTACTTGTTGTGACGGCAGTGGTCTATAG